In the genome of Candidatus Zixiibacteriota bacterium, one region contains:
- a CDS encoding STAS domain-containing protein has protein sequence MRFNDSLENDVVILDVSGKIMGGDETAQFHGKIHDYIGKKKMNFIVDLAGVEWMNSVGLGMLISALTTVKNSGGRLVLANITKIESILAITRLITVFEHYDSRKEALESFKK, from the coding sequence ATGCGATTTAACGACTCTCTCGAAAATGATGTGGTGATTCTTGATGTTTCCGGAAAAATCATGGGCGGCGATGAGACAGCCCAGTTTCATGGAAAGATCCACGATTACATTGGCAAAAAGAAGATGAATTTCATCGTCGATCTGGCCGGTGTGGAATGGATGAACTCGGTCGGACTCGGCATGCTCATTTCGGCGCTGACGACCGTCAAAAACTCCGGTGGACGACTGGTACTTGCCAATATTACTAAGATTGAATCTATCCTGGCTATCACGCGGTTGATTACGGTGTTTGAACACTACGACAGCCGCAAAGAGGCGCTGGAATCGTTTAAGAAATAA
- a CDS encoding restriction endonuclease encodes MKQLRDSMEPGQNGIIVTTNRIEENARKEAKSDVEKPVDFIDVSDFAQLVFDKLSELNDQEMWSLGLRRLISGR; translated from the coding sequence GTGAAGCAATTGCGTGACTCAATGGAACCTGGTCAAAATGGAATTATTGTTACCACCAATCGAATCGAGGAAAATGCGCGTAAAGAAGCAAAATCAGACGTGGAAAAGCCTGTTGATTTCATAGATGTCTCAGATTTCGCACAATTGGTGTTTGATAAACTCTCTGAGCTGAATGACCAAGAAATGTGGTCACTTGGCTTAAGGCGCTTGATTTCCGGCCGTTAG
- a CDS encoding EutN/CcmL family microcompartment protein, translating to MFIGRVVGSLWATQKTENTRGIKFLIIQPLNLKKAPNTDTVVAADVLGAGEGELVMVAYGRAARLAVGNENMSIEAAVTGIIDAYEVIPEHYHGDLDPEKISYKKRLA from the coding sequence ATGTTTATTGGTAGAGTTGTCGGATCGCTCTGGGCGACCCAGAAAACGGAAAATACTCGCGGTATAAAATTTCTCATCATCCAACCGCTTAACTTGAAAAAAGCTCCTAATACCGACACCGTCGTCGCCGCCGATGTGCTTGGCGCAGGCGAAGGGGAACTGGTCATGGTTGCCTACGGGCGCGCCGCTCGGCTTGCGGTGGGAAATGAAAACATGTCAATCGAAGCCGCAGTGACCGGTATAATCGATGCCTATGAAGTTATCCCTGAGCACTATCACGGCGATCTTGATCCCGAAAAGATTTCGTACAAAAAACGTCTCGCGTAG
- a CDS encoding BMC domain-containing protein produces MSSYALGLIETKGLIAAIEACDAAAKAAAVVISAAELTDAALVTIKIEGELGAVQAAVEAGARAAAKVGEVIAAHVIPRPDDELAAITPPIRYVSNYHKQEKRPRFTYDNLDSGNRAYNDPQTKPAPKKPSVSANRDTSRVSKEKVHAAGDSRGAVAVSAEKSFVTQKNIGETVTLAHLESLPVSQLRQFARSLSDLPIQGRQISMANKQELIEAIKQIRELK; encoded by the coding sequence ATGTCGTCATATGCATTAGGTCTCATCGAAACAAAAGGGCTGATCGCCGCAATCGAAGCATGCGATGCGGCCGCCAAAGCCGCCGCGGTTGTTATCTCTGCGGCCGAGCTTACCGATGCCGCATTAGTGACTATCAAAATCGAAGGGGAATTGGGAGCAGTGCAGGCTGCAGTTGAGGCGGGAGCACGCGCCGCCGCCAAAGTCGGCGAGGTAATTGCAGCCCATGTTATTCCCCGCCCCGATGATGAACTTGCCGCAATCACACCGCCTATACGGTATGTCTCCAATTACCACAAACAGGAAAAACGCCCGCGCTTCACCTATGACAATCTTGATTCGGGCAACAGAGCCTACAATGACCCTCAAACAAAACCTGCGCCAAAAAAACCCTCGGTTTCGGCCAACAGAGATACTTCGCGTGTGTCGAAAGAAAAGGTTCATGCCGCAGGTGATTCTCGCGGCGCGGTAGCGGTGAGCGCCGAAAAGAGCTTTGTGACACAGAAAAACATTGGCGAGACAGTGACTCTTGCGCATTTGGAGTCTCTCCCTGTTTCGCAACTCAGACAATTCGCCCGCTCACTTTCCGATTTACCAATACAAGGTCGACAGATTTCAATGGCGAACAAGCAGGAGCTTATCGAAGCCATCAAACAGATCCGCGAGTTAAAGTGA
- a CDS encoding sigma 54-interacting transcriptional regulator, which yields MEKHKDKGIPFGQSIVDYLQSLIDARNFALALDFVAANRAEIEETGGVNAGKFLRLAAMANLASGNLSVALKTIRVAQIHASKEGDSIALAEVFLVLGNILRDMTHMSEARKAYRDAESIFRRNDALEGQSRALNQLANLYFRQSDYSNALGTLLDAVGIARQLDDKKKLAFMMGNIGRIYTFTGDVAQAEQYLKTNIELSSELADMLEVAKAYLSLGYLYMQQGEHVKAEEALASAYPGIIASNSRRDEVIYKTYLGELHYRMGKNDEALVILHSALAEADQIAPDSTLAGRAMRHIAEMYVRAENFRMAQRFITKAVVIMDRADDKTEKGALLKLKARVAESENRHDEGRKALQESIDLLDQSGVLFEKADALVVAGKSGLFDNRQRLIYLFRAEEFYARARMTLKLEEVGQLISLRETGPVVSSSQRPAPDAKPVTSDLDYLSLNPEIIRFKKQLPMITRPDLPILLTGETGVGKDRMARYYHSMVRPTMPFVAINCASIPETLLESELFGYSKGAFTGADGNKQGLFVAANGGILFLDEIGDMPLSLQAKLLGVLERKKVMPLGSTKEVSLDIIIVAATNQPLETLVEQGRFRRDLYYRLSGIAFHIPPLRERKEDIPLLLQHIMQERGLLKAGESLPTDLVRRFLAYDWPGNIRELQNKIKRLEVMSLLVAEGDLAEVSRSVFEGSIPVTQSDSLFDRVEEFERKLIVEALLAAHGNKSEAARLLGVHEATVRTKLKRYGLETTGGMLN from the coding sequence ATGGAAAAACATAAGGACAAGGGCATACCATTCGGCCAATCGATAGTCGACTACCTTCAGTCGCTTATAGATGCGCGGAATTTTGCTTTAGCGCTTGATTTTGTCGCGGCCAACCGTGCTGAAATCGAGGAAACGGGCGGAGTAAACGCGGGGAAATTCCTGCGTCTGGCCGCGATGGCCAATCTGGCATCGGGTAATCTGAGCGTTGCACTCAAAACCATTCGTGTGGCGCAAATCCATGCCTCAAAAGAAGGCGACAGCATCGCACTCGCTGAGGTCTTTCTTGTGCTGGGAAATATCCTTCGTGATATGACACACATGTCCGAGGCCCGGAAAGCCTATCGCGATGCCGAATCCATTTTCCGTCGCAACGACGCGCTTGAGGGCCAAAGCCGCGCCCTCAATCAGCTTGCTAACCTCTATTTCCGCCAAAGCGATTATTCCAATGCTCTTGGGACATTGCTTGATGCCGTCGGAATCGCGCGCCAGCTTGACGACAAAAAGAAGCTCGCCTTCATGATGGGCAACATCGGCCGTATCTATACCTTTACCGGTGATGTCGCTCAAGCCGAGCAGTATTTGAAGACCAACATCGAACTGTCAAGCGAACTTGCAGACATGCTCGAAGTTGCCAAAGCCTATCTTTCGCTGGGCTATCTCTATATGCAACAAGGAGAACACGTCAAGGCAGAAGAGGCTCTGGCATCGGCCTATCCCGGCATCATCGCATCCAACAGCCGCCGGGATGAAGTCATCTATAAAACCTATCTTGGCGAATTACACTATCGCATGGGCAAAAATGATGAAGCTCTTGTGATTTTGCACAGTGCCCTTGCCGAAGCCGATCAGATCGCTCCGGACTCAACCCTCGCTGGACGCGCCATGCGGCATATCGCGGAAATGTATGTCCGCGCTGAAAACTTCCGAATGGCTCAGCGCTTTATCACCAAAGCCGTTGTCATCATGGATCGCGCAGATGACAAAACTGAAAAAGGAGCTTTGCTCAAACTCAAAGCGCGTGTCGCGGAATCAGAAAATCGGCACGACGAAGGCCGCAAAGCGCTTCAGGAATCAATCGACCTCCTCGACCAGTCAGGAGTACTCTTTGAAAAAGCCGACGCACTTGTCGTAGCAGGCAAATCAGGACTTTTTGATAACCGTCAGCGCCTCATCTATCTCTTCCGCGCCGAGGAGTTCTACGCCCGTGCGAGAATGACTTTGAAACTCGAGGAAGTCGGACAACTGATCTCCTTGCGTGAAACTGGCCCGGTGGTTTCATCAAGCCAGCGACCTGCGCCAGATGCAAAGCCGGTTACATCCGATCTGGATTATTTGAGCTTGAACCCCGAGATAATTCGATTCAAGAAACAATTGCCGATGATTACCCGACCCGATTTGCCGATTTTGCTGACTGGCGAAACGGGGGTAGGCAAAGACCGCATGGCCCGTTATTACCACTCGATGGTCAGGCCGACAATGCCATTTGTGGCGATCAACTGCGCGTCGATTCCGGAAACTCTGCTTGAATCCGAGCTCTTTGGATATTCCAAAGGAGCATTTACCGGAGCAGATGGCAACAAGCAAGGCCTTTTTGTTGCGGCCAATGGCGGCATCCTCTTTTTAGATGAGATCGGAGACATGCCCCTGTCACTTCAAGCCAAACTTTTGGGCGTTCTCGAACGCAAAAAAGTCATGCCACTCGGATCGACAAAAGAGGTTTCGCTGGATATTATCATAGTGGCAGCCACAAACCAGCCTCTCGAAACTCTGGTGGAGCAGGGAAGGTTCCGGCGCGACCTGTACTATCGTCTGAGCGGTATTGCATTCCATATCCCGCCCTTGCGCGAACGGAAAGAAGACATTCCGCTCCTGCTCCAGCATATTATGCAGGAGCGCGGCCTGCTCAAAGCAGGTGAGTCACTCCCGACTGATTTGGTACGACGGTTCCTTGCTTACGACTGGCCGGGGAATATCCGTGAACTTCAAAACAAGATAAAGCGGCTTGAAGTCATGTCCCTACTTGTGGCTGAAGGAGATTTGGCCGAAGTCAGCCGGTCGGTATTCGAAGGCTCAATTCCTGTCACACAATCGGACAGTCTCTTTGACCGAGTCGAGGAATTTGAGCGGAAACTCATTGTTGAGGCGTTACTTGCGGCGCATGGCAACAAGAGCGAAGCTGCGCGGTTACTCGGCGTCCACGAGGCCACGGTGCGAACCAAACTCAAACGTTACGGCCTTGAGACGACAGGAGGCATGCTCAATTAG